In one Hypanus sabinus isolate sHypSab1 chromosome 11, sHypSab1.hap1, whole genome shotgun sequence genomic region, the following are encoded:
- the LOC132402127 gene encoding regulator of G-protein signaling 5-like, producing the protein MCKGLAALPATCLERAKGIKTKLGILLQKPEIITDYIIPYSDKVDKPAKPPRPSQIEVLQWRESLEKLLMNSYGLAAFKAFLQSEHSEENIEFWMACEDYKATKSPIKLASKAKKIFEDFIEKEAPQEINVDHYTKEVTMKNLAEPTTSTFELAQKRVLSLMEKDSFSRFLKSEVYLELIK; encoded by the exons GGCCAAAGGAATAAAAACAAAGTTAGGAATCCTGCTGCAGAAGCCGGAAATCATCACTGACTACATCATCCCGTATTCTGATAAAGTGGACAAGCCAGCTAAGCCTCCAAG ACCATCCCAAATTGAAGTGCTGCAGTGGCGTGAATCTCTGGAGAAGCTTCTGATGAACAGCT ATGGTCTGGCTGCCTTCAAAGCCTTCCTCCAATCAGAGCACAGTGAGGAGAACATTGAGTTCTGGATGGCCTGTGAAGACTACAAGGCAACCAAGTCACCTATCAAGCTGGCCTCTAAAGCAAAGAAGATCTTTGAAGACTTCATTGAGAAGGAAGCTCCTCAAGAG ATCAACGTTGACCACTACACTAAAGAAGTTACCATGAAGAACCTAGCCGAACCTACCACATCAACCTTTGAGCTGGCACAGAAGAGAGTTCTGTCTTTGATGGAGAAGGATTCATTCAGCAGATTCCTGAAATCTGAAGTTTATCTGGAGCTGATAAAGTAG